CCATCATACGCACTGAGGGTAAGAATCCAGTTGTTTGTGAACAATGATAGTTCACTCAATCAATCAAACCCTTATCTGTAGAGACCCTTTTAAGATTagttcttaaagacccacttcaatgaaaatgatgtttttaacatgtttttgtcgcatatttctgatgatggaggacgtacctaaagaaaattatgctcaaaattacatttatgagtatttctttatttaaatcacaaaagtctatgccagggtactgaaGAGGAGAGTTTGACTGATAGTggaacctcagatccaggaacaacagtgcggtttttGTCCTGGTGGTGGAACGGTGGACCATTCTACATTCTCTGTAGGGTGTTGGAGGATTTTTGGGATTTCTCTCATCCAgtccaaatgtgttttgtggttttggGGAAGGTGTTCGACCCATGTGTGAAGGGTGTTCTGGGAGTATAGGGTCTGGGGAGCCATAGTGAGGGCTGTCTGTCTCTGTATGACCAAAGCAAGAGCTTGGGTCGCATTGCCGGCAGTAAGTGGAACCTGTTCctggtgcatgttggactctggCCTTTTATCACTGGTTCTGTTCAGAATTTCTAGGCACAGCCAGGGTTGGGAGGGGGTAAGGTtgggggaccacaggatttccactctgctctttgcagatgatgatgTTGTTTTGTATGCTTCATCAAGGGAGGACCTCCAGTGTACATTGGGGTGGTTTGCAGCCGAGTGATAAGCGGCTGGGATAACGTTCAACACCGccaaatctgaggccatggttcttgattGGGGAAAGGTAGTTTGGCCTCTCTTGGTGGGTGGAGTGATCCTGCCCCATTCGGAGGAGTTTAAATGATTTGGGGTCTTGTTCTCGAGTTcggaatacaagcggctgaaatgagctttctCCGTAGGGTTgctgggtgctcccttagagataaggTGAGAAGCTTGATCATCCAGATAGAGCTTGTGGTAGAGCTCCTGCTCCTCCGTattgagaggagccagttgaggtggctcgggcatctggtccggatgcctcctggacgcctccctagGGAAgtcccaggacacgctggagagccTGTGTCTCTCGGCTGACCTGGGAActcctcggggtccccccagaggggGTGGAGGGAGTCTGGGCATCTTTTCTAAGACTACTGTCCCACGACCCAGTCCTggatcaagagcagatgaaaaaatgcatatTGAAAAGGAGCATATTTGTGACTAAGCTAAAaccggcaagccacaagctccctgctccggtTCATACGGAtttatccacttgtagatgacaaGATGTACGTCTtccttttcctcatctgagctggaatctcgtttaaaactgtacggctggatagctccatttttgttgcactggtagtACTAGGTTGGGGTGTAAGCtggcaggagagcgtgtaaacagagaggtCTTTGCAtcaaggaggggaagggggtatGGGGTTGCTCCCCGCCAACGATTCTCCCCCCACAGCTCAAAGTTGAATTTCTAATGCACTAGGacctaaaaaaagacacaagttTGTTTaaacgaaaacaaaaaaaggttaatttttCTCCACCCAAACCTCCTTAAAAACAACCTACTACTCAACTTTCTGAAGTTAGTGCATCACCTCATCACTTTAGTTTACAGTTTCTCCTTATTCCAAGGTGGGAgggatttttgaaataaagtgtttattttctcaatttatttataaattaataTGAATGCTTGACATTTTCATACTTTCTTCCCCTCATACTATGTTGATTGCTGGTGACTGCAGCTCCAAACATTGTCCGCTTTAAAATTGTTGCTGTGTTTTGAACCATTCACTAAGCTGCaatatctttgttttctgcaagtttaattttttcaaatggtagtattttaggatttttagacataaataatatttatctATTGTTATGTGAAATAATTGATGAAACAAACAGAAGTAGCAAGTAAAATCTTAAACTACCGTTCACATCATAAATTGAATCATATCATGGGGAAAACAACTCTGCTGGTGAATAGAACTCAGTTTAGACACACATTATGTTGTCAATATTTGGCCCATGCTGGAAGCTCACCCTCTATGGGGAGTCATGCTCTGGTTTAGCTCTTTGACTCTTCCCTGTCTCACAGGATTCACTGCTCTGTACTCTGGTTTGACCCCTACCATGATACGCACCTTCCCTGCCAACGGAGCCCTTTTCCTGGTTTATGAGTACAGCCACAACTTAATGATGGATGCAGCTGGTCGCTGATGTAGAGTAACATGCCTCTCAAAGCAACTACTGGTATTTTAATGATAACTATTTAAATATTGtgtctttgtttaattttttacaagATTTCAAAAATTTTTGTACACGccctaaataaaaacatggaaaCCACACAAACGTCAGTTTGCTGatagtttaaaataaagttgggattaaattttgatgtttcaGCTTCTTCATTTCAACATGCGTTATTacggtgaggcttcgttctgccattacggtcctctcctgtggaacagcctgccggagaacctcagcgccgcagagactgtagaggtttttaagaagaggctcaagatccacctttttaatttcacttatagttgattttaactgctaatttattctattagttttagtacaggctattttatgtattgaatttcattttatgcatcttattctcaattttatgtttttatcccttgtgctatcctaggcactttaacattgggagttgggtcatctagacccactacacagtgcgctgaaccttttttcttcaatgattagtgaacctcactggtgtccatggactacatgaaatctttccacctttatccacctttgtcatggtagggagaacacgtcaatggaagggtgggttcatataagatagcacaagggttacatacatcttatgtctttaattttagtatcttatcatgatttCAGCCCCAGTGTTTTTTGtagggatcttttcctccagggcttgccgacttggtcggtggttgttgccgcGGTTGTCGCCCTTGCTTGGGTAGCTGGAGtttaactttgcagcttcacggctgtgaagtggaccccagtgttgtcccagtctgggtgggcactgtggcgatgctcccatggccgggctggctcctggtatgaagatattcccaaatactgtttcctcacagcagagccaagccttacttgtttgtttatttctttatttattttttatttatttttacagttacatagtcattattctttgtacgtgggggtcatgggtcatgttttaacagaggggagtgggaagggtgatgggtgggttgggttttggttttttgggtttttaatgttaaagagcttcgagctgcacaaatgcatgagaagcactattttataaataaagtttgatttgatttgatttgatttgatataatATTTGCAGGAATTTGACATTGAAGCCAGAATGGGGAAAGCTACAATAATGAAATAATATAAACATCTGCCTCACTTAAACAGCACAAACgcaaaataacatttaatttggatacaaaaatgaccaaaaccaaagatttttaaatctatttggTCTCAATTCTACCAAAAACTCACAGGTCATTTTTGGCCATCTGATGGTTATAGAGAAGGCTTTTCCTGACTTGTAGGAAATGCACACAAATTTTGTGTCATGCTTCATATTTTATCAGTAGGTTTCCCTGCTTCCAATGTGGAAAACAGCAACAGGCCCACACCACTATGCACCTGCCATCATGTTTTACAATAGAGACTTTAAATTCCTTCAAAGCAGCTACTCCTTCAATTTCAGAATAACTTCTCTAATTTATGACATGTTATCTTTTTTTCAAGAGTCAttgagcattttttaaatactttcttTAAATTGTGATACATTCATGAGGTTTAGTTTCAAAGCTaacattgcaaaaaaataatcacagatACAGAAAAATGGATTGTATTTCACTTAGATTAACAGAGATAAATGTTTAGCTCAGTaaattatttaaagtaaaataatgatGGTTGTATTTTAGGAAAAGGGGTGATGTTAAATGATTTTAGCCTCACCTGTtacctttaacctttttttttctggatgtcAACGTGCTTACTTTACATGCATATCAGGAAGGATACACTCCTACAACAGGAAAAAGTAAAAGGCAAATGTTCCAAGTCCTCTGCTTGTTtacttgtgtcattttcaaaagaaacaattgattgattttgtttaaagaTTTAAGAATTAGGTGACTGAATTGCTATTTTTTGTGTAGATGGGGTCAACGACAGATTAATTACAGAGATGTTTGTAGGGGAACATCCATGTTTTTTGTTGAGGAGACAAAACTTCGATCACGTCTTCTTCCCAAACTTTGTGTCATGTTTCAAGACTTGGATCCACCTGATGATTTATTCATAACCCTCTGTCAACAAGTGATGGagtcctcctgcagctgctcaaTGGTAACACGATTCTACTAAAGCTCAATTTTTAGCAGGAGACACATTAAAGCGAGACAGATTGACGGTCGTGTTACCTGTCGGCTCACACCGTCCAAAGATATTGCACGAAAGgggagtttgtgtgtgtctgtctcagGTTCATGGAAAGCATCCTGAGGGGAATGAATGGGCCACACCCACTGAGAGAATAGAGGTAAACAGCACAGCGCTGCTTGGTATCACTGACAACTCACCAATGATCTCCACGACTTCCAGCACAGTGGAGATGGTTAGGCAAGAAAAACTGGATAGAAATGCAGACATTATCGAAGGTAAatgtttcatctttttatttatgtaaagattcatatttttaatattttctatgaAGAGTGGTCTGTTAGAGTGAATTATATTGTCACTTATGTTTTTGTCTGGTTCTAATAGTAACAATTTTGATTGAAATATATTTGCACACGTTGTTATTGAAATGTTTATCTAGATGTTTAAGGGAAAACTAGAGTTATAAAAAAAGGGGGGTCAACTGGTGAAATATTGTGACTGATTCTTCCTAGATTCAGCATAAAAGTACCGTAAGTAGTTTATTTGAGACTACATCTAAAGCTTATTTCTGTACTTACTTTTGCttatgataaaattaaagaagaaacttaaaaaaattctaGCTCTCccaaaaggaaaggaaaaaataatcggcttattttatttaaagcaatcaAACAACTTGTGCTTCAAAAGGTGCCTTATAAGTAGATGCCATTTACTATTTTGGTCACATGTTCAGTCATTTGTGAAGAAATAGTGTGATTTGATGTAATTTAACTTAGGGATGGGCCGATATAATTTTTTCTGGCCGACACAGATAACCGATATTTCCCCTGCAACTGTGGCCGATAGCCTAAATTTGCAGATATGGATACTCAAGCGTCTAcacacaaagtttagatttcctttttgtttctttattagaaatgcaCACTCTTTCTTTTACTGGACCATCAAAGTTCACTTGACCTTTTTAAAACATAGCAAAGGATCTCATAGGAACAAGTTGatcactttaaaactttcataTAAATTAATCTGTAAGCATTCAGACCACTTATTGAATATTGGAACATAACTGTAAACCATAAGCTCCACATTGCCAGGGATCTATTAGGAACCACATGTATTCTATCAGAAAtaacatttacctgaaaacagtcaatACTGACGATGACTGTAAATATAAGCTTCCCAATCTATTCGGAACAAGTAAACATTTAGGAAGAATAtctgtagatttttttcaatattgGACCGATATCGATAAactcaaattatgcaaatataGACCGTTACAGATAATGGCACTGAGATATCGCTCATCCCTAATTTAACTGATGTGACATGTTcacacatttgtgtttatttattttatttgtgggaTGGGGTTGTCAGAAAGCAGACTCATTTGCTCAACAATAGATTACATGGAAAACAGTTTTGTAGATTCAAGGATCTGTATTTGTGAAGAGAGGATTCCTCTAGTGACTCCTTTGATGAGATAGGGGGAGGTGCTTATTGGTCTATCTTCAAGCCAGTTTCTCTAACAATGATGTGAACAGTACATGTTTTCACCACatcctttttttcccatttattgATATTTCCAAAGATCTTATCCCCCACTTTGTAACCAAAAGTACCATAATTTAGCAAAAGCCAAAGTGACTGTTTTTTCATAGCtgcaaataaattcaggcatcataTGGTTAAATACCAAGCAAAAACAACATACCGAGTTTATGTTAAAACTGCCAGTTTATGAAaaagtagtttaaaaaatatagagGCGTCTTTTTACCTTatgttttgactttatttacattttctttctgctAATAAGCTCATCAGAcgcaagtatttaaaaaaaaaatactaattctATTGAGGCTAAAGCAAAGTCAGTATTGTATTGTTAACTACTCAAATTATACCACTTTTTACAAACCAACCATAGCTGGATTATAAAGTGTAGGCGTAAGAGTGGAATTTCCcaaatgtaaataattaaaaGCCATTGTCTTTTCTTCAAGAATAGCTATAGTGCATGACTCAGGCAAAGATAATATAACTATAATAGATAAGTTCCTTCAGAGATTAATTACCTGTTTATTCACCATGGAGGTGTGTGACTCCTCGCTGACTGTTTAGATGTTTTGCGTGACCTCTAAATACAAAGGGATTTGTCCCACTAGATCATATAGCTGTTGTCAGTAGACTCTTGAGTCATGGAAAATAATAGCAACACTcggttttacctttttttccaaaGCATTTTCTGTCTCTGCAGATAAAAACTCAGGACAACTGGGGTGCTTTGGATGGCTGCTGGTGATATTTTCCCTCATCTTTGTGGTGGCAACCTTTCCACTCACAGGGTTCATGTGTGTCAAGGTACCGTTTGTCCTTGCAGTGACTCATTTAGCTTTGTTTAAcagttttttctcaaatttgaAGTTTTTTGGTGTCTTTCTCCCCCTGTTTTTGGTTCTCTGCATGCATCGGTGTCCAGATAGTGAAGGAGTATGAGCGAGCCGTCATTTTCAGACTTGGCCGGATTGTAGACAGAAAACCTAAAGGCCCAGGTTTGTAGTCTTAAATAGTCAACTTGAACATAAATTCCCattaacaatttttttcccctataTTGCTGTTTAGGACTCTTTTTTGTCTTGCCCTGCACAGACAACTTTGTAAAAGTTGACTTGAGGACTGTGTCCTTTGACATTCCTCCTCAAGAGGtgtgttatttttctttgattttccctcCTTTATTTATATGTGATCAATTAAGCTTGTTgccgtgttttttttaaattgttttaattttggcaGATTCTTACCAAAGATTCTGTGACGGTGTCTGTGGACGGTGTGGTCTACTTCCGCATTCACTGTCCCATCTCATCTGTGGCCAATGTTTCCAATGCTCACTCATCTACACGCCTGCTCGCTCAGACCACTCTGAGGAACGTCCTCGGCACCAAAAACCTTTCAGAACTTCTGTCTGACAGGGAAGGCATTTCTCTCAGTATGCAGGTAGGAGAGAGCTGCTTTGAGTGAAATgcattgaaaagcaaatatcattaaaagttaGATATTTTCCATTTTACTCCTCATTGCATAGCATCCAGTTAGCCAGAACTTCAAGTAGATGGAGTGCTTCTTTtgcactgtttatttttttttctttgattcaaAGCAGACAGGTAAATCACCCCTTTTGCCACTAGAgtgcagaaaaaacaatttaaactgttcatctatattttcttttactctgAGCAGCAATGAgactaaacaaaacaattttaatgaTCTAATTACAGATAAAACAACTTACAAATTTGAGAGTTGGTTGataattaggggtgtaacgattcattttaacaatttgattcacatcaTTATTTGTTGTTGCTGATACGATTCAGAGTTGATTTTGATTAATTTCGAAACGATCCTATTGACTGAACAAAAACTGATCCAAgatatctttagccaaaacttcaaccagtgagactcagagataaatacctgggtactaaACAGTGCAGGTGACGTTTTCAACATTCCTTGATAGATAatcaagtttaaattaaatatgtgtacaaacaaacaggtaacaaaaattaaagggaaatccattcacattttagtatcaaaaagttcagcccactgttgtttttccatttcaagACGATACGAatagaacattattagaacattctagcacactgtatggtcacacgtctttgcaaaattcattgtttccacacattggacaaAAATCACGATTTGATCAATCAATTAATTTCCTATTGAAATGACTTTAGAATGGTTTAAGTCAATTTGGTTAAGAACAGACAgtttgatctggttggatcgtaggaatataaataatataaaaagcaGATTAATTATTACACCCCGATTGACAACTAGTCAAGTTAATCCCATTAACAGATGCAGTCAAGattcaaaaaaaggtttttgcaggAATCCCTGGACGATGCCACAGAACCATGGGGTATCAAGGTGGAGCGTGTGGAGATCAAAGATGTGACACTGCCTCAACAGCTGCAAAGAGCAATggcagcagaagcagaggcCAGTCGGGAGGCCAGGGCTAAGGTGAGAGCAACACTTGACCTCCACTTCTccaaaccatgaaaaaaaaaccacacagtgATTGTTGCATTTCAGATCATTGCTGCGGAGGGAGAGATGAAAGCCTCAAGAGCTCTGAAAGAAGCCTCTCTAGTGATGGCTGAAGCTCCATCTGCTCTCCAGCTCCGATACTTGCAGACTCTTAGCACCATAGCAGCAGAGAAAAACTCCACCATCATCTTCCCGCTGCCCATAGATATGTTGCAGAGTTTCATGCAGAGGAAGTAAAGATGGTCACAAAATTAGTTAGTTAAAATTAGTTTGATTCAGGAGTGTTAACCCTGAAAAGATGCAGAAGAAGGTTGGAGAGAAAGTCAATCCAGTGACCCCAGATACCTGTTAGACTAcaaatcaggggtctgcaacctttagtGGTGAAAGAGCCGTTTGATCCTGTTTCTCACTGACCAAAATCCCACGgtttagaaaaatacatgttatttaggtttttgtggccattaagaTCCTCCTTTGTAAAATGAAGCCTTTAATTATTTGTAATTGAATGATAAAAGTCCtatattttttctataaataaaatatttcatttcctTAGATTTGATAGTAAAACattcaagttcctttcaaaataaaatgtctcaaaaaggatcctcctgctgcagcagacttgaattaaaaatgaaacttaaatatgacattttctgtcattatAACTTTggtgcactttaaaaaaaatactgtcaaaaaacaaactattgctacaaaaatatgaaaatattggTGAagaatacaattttattttgaaaaatctctAGTGACTACATGTATGACGCAATTATGCACTTTAAAAACTTTGCCTCTGAACATTAACTAAACACTGCTGCAAAGCATAGATTAGAATATGTGCTTAATTTACCGAACTTAATAGTTATTCAAAATTGttagcatttttatttgaagccaAGGAGCCTCAGTGGACGGATaaaggagccacatgtggccatGGAGCCTCAGGTTTCAGACaccattatcccttgtgctattataggcactttaacattgggagttgggtcatctagacccactagacagtgcgctgaaccttttttcttcaatgatttgtgatcttcactggtgtccatggattacataaaatctttccacctttatccacctttgtcatggtagggagaacacgtcaatgtaagggtggggtcatctaagatagcacaagggttaaagatgggTAGTTcctgttgcattttttaaatgttggtacTTTAGTTATTTGATACTTTTAATACTTATGGATTTGATAAATGAACTGTAGTTGGACTGCAAAGTTTAATATGGtaactgtgtaaaaaaaaagttaagtaaaGCATAATAGGGGTAGGATTATTAAAGTTCACTGCTtctcactccttttcaagcaaacAATTAAACTCTTTTTGACAAACTGCACATGTAATGGAGTCTcctgttttttatatttaagtacAAAAATGTCTATGTCTAGTACTTggtttttaatttgtaattttttcaaTCATCCAAAGTTTGATACAACTATGAATTTCTTTCGTTTGATTTCTTTAGTATTTGCTTTGgttttaattgcttgaaataaaccaacttcaaagccttttttctcatttccgTTATACCATATTGCTTCATTCATGCAACTCTAACTTGTAGTATTCCCCCTTTTTACAGGCAAAAATTAACTAAATCTCAAATATAAAGATGCATACGCAGAGAAAATGTTCACTTCGTGATTTTATGAGTGTActaggatttttctttttttaaactgaaatacaaaatgcaacATAGACAGTATGTACTTTCATCATTGACACAATAATATCAACATATTTGGCTATGGTTTAGGTTCTGCAAGCGGGCTAATAAATAACAGTGGAATGTACGAAAGTAACACTCAACCAGCTCTGAAAGACATGCGATCAAAGAAACTCAATCAAAGAAAGGAATCTTTCAAACGTTAAATACAATCTTACGGACAGACGtcctgtaaacaaacaaaagcagagaCATCCATGTTACATTGGACTGAAGCTGTAAACAAAAGCACTTATGTAGTGTTGAGCAAACATTCAGCCAATGGGAACATGTCCATGGGACACAGAGGTAATCAGTGCTTTCAAAGAACCTGATTGAAGGGACGTTCCTTCTCAACCCTTCGCCTGACCCACATTAATCTAATTCCTGCAGCAAATCCAGCGATAAGCAACTCCCGTTCCACACAACTCATTCAAGAATTGTAGAAAAAAGAGCAATCATCTGTTCAAACACTAACCTCATTGAAAGGTCTGGTCTTACAGTTGGATTGCGACTTTTTGCAAGACGAACATTTTGCTAAACCCACTTTTTGAAATGATTGTTGctgtaaacatgacaaaaagacAGCAAATCTAAAAACCAAAGATATGGCAGTTTCTTCCCTTTGATGACTTGAAATGCTTCTCCAGTCCTGAGATTAGCCGTTGCAGTGAAAGAAAATATGAGGTGACGCTGCAGCCCAATTTGCATGCTTGCAGTCCATGAGATGAAAATGTGCACattgttttgcaaaaaagatTTGTCCGTTGAATTCAGATAGCTGAATAAAACTGGGTGTACATTTAGTATCGTCTGCAGCATTTAGGTCTGATGTCCACAGCAAATAACCCCCGCAGACGCCAAAGCTCGGTTGAATGATTGCAATTTTGTTGCCATTTGCTTTGCAACTTATAAAGGTTggtacattttttgttgtgaCTGAGGGGTGAGGATCAAAAATTTGTTCAGCTTTAAGGCCTCTCTGCCTTCTTATTGTTCAACATTGTacagaaaaaaggtgaaaataaaGCTAATGTGATTTGGAAGacgtttgtgttttcaaataaaGCC
The Oryzias latipes chromosome 13, ASM223467v1 DNA segment above includes these coding regions:
- the LOC101171931 gene encoding erythrocyte band 7 integral membrane protein-like; its protein translation is MISTTSSTVEMVRQEKLDRNADIIEDKNSGQLGCFGWLLVIFSLIFVVATFPLTGFMCVKIVKEYERAVIFRLGRIVDRKPKGPGLFFVLPCTDNFVKVDLRTVSFDIPPQEILTKDSVTVSVDGVVYFRIHCPISSVANVSNAHSSTRLLAQTTLRNVLGTKNLSELLSDREGISLSMQESLDDATEPWGIKVERVEIKDVTLPQQLQRAMAAEAEASREARAKIIAAEGEMKASRALKEASLVMAEAPSALQLRYLQTLSTIAAEKNSTIIFPLPIDMLQSFMQRK